One region of Thiomonas intermedia genomic DNA includes:
- the rpoS gene encoding RNA polymerase sigma factor RpoS has translation MPRSQKPVATTASPEAGESRAAALNGAVTPDAPLSAAAAKALAQESPQSPPAQPTASSEGLTCPPASIGVIDDESGVSALQSYLNHIRAKPLFTPEEEFETATRAKAGDFEARQAMVEHNLRLVVSIAKAYVGRGAALGDLIEEGNLGLIHAIEKFEPERGFRFSTYASWWIRQSIERALMQQVRTIRLPVHVIRELNQVLRARKHLEQAADYRGQTSDEDVAALLGRSPEEVTDLLALAEQPISLDALRETQNGESYADQFADQNALSMEEQTQTREVEALVDSWVGALAEREREVIEARFGLHGRELETLESLAQRLGLTRERVRQIQQEALLKLKGRLARNGVDKGSLL, from the coding sequence ATGCCGCGCAGTCAGAAACCGGTCGCCACTACTGCCTCACCTGAAGCGGGCGAGAGCCGTGCGGCCGCTTTGAATGGCGCCGTGACGCCTGATGCGCCTTTGAGCGCGGCGGCCGCCAAAGCCCTTGCGCAGGAGAGCCCGCAGTCGCCACCAGCGCAGCCGACGGCGTCATCCGAAGGCTTGACTTGTCCACCTGCCTCAATCGGCGTCATTGATGACGAGTCGGGCGTCAGCGCCTTGCAGTCATACCTTAACCATATTCGTGCCAAGCCGCTTTTCACGCCTGAAGAGGAGTTCGAAACGGCGACCCGTGCCAAGGCCGGGGACTTCGAGGCTCGCCAGGCCATGGTGGAGCACAACCTGCGGCTGGTGGTCAGCATCGCCAAGGCTTATGTCGGCCGTGGTGCGGCTCTGGGCGACTTGATCGAAGAAGGCAATCTCGGTCTGATCCATGCCATCGAGAAGTTCGAGCCCGAGCGCGGCTTCCGATTTTCGACTTATGCAAGCTGGTGGATACGCCAAAGCATCGAACGCGCGCTGATGCAGCAGGTTCGCACCATCCGTCTGCCCGTGCATGTCATTCGTGAGCTCAACCAGGTGTTGCGGGCTCGCAAGCACCTGGAGCAGGCGGCCGACTATCGGGGGCAAACCTCGGACGAGGATGTGGCTGCGCTGCTCGGTCGCAGCCCGGAGGAGGTTACGGACCTGCTGGCGCTCGCCGAGCAGCCGATCTCGCTCGATGCCTTGCGTGAGACGCAGAACGGCGAGAGCTACGCGGACCAGTTCGCCGATCAGAACGCGCTCAGCATGGAAGAGCAGACGCAGACGCGCGAGGTCGAAGCCCTGGTCGACTCCTGGGTCGGCGCGCTGGCCGAGCGCGAGCGCGAGGTGATCGAAGCGCGGTTCGGTCTGCACGGGCGCGAGCTGGAAACGCTGGAGTCGCTGGCGCAGCGTCTTGGACTGACGCGTGAGCGTGTGCGTCAGATCCAGCAGGAAGCGCTGCTCAAGCTCAAAGGCCGCCTGGCCCGCAACGGCGTGGACAAGGGTTCGCTGCTCTGA
- a CDS encoding peptidoglycan DD-metalloendopeptidase family protein has protein sequence MRIALLALTLSAAAILGACSSVSLAPVPVEQKNFQKVPPVYAPPATVAAAPAGIATAASSSLAGQPGYYTVQPGDTLRRIALQYGTTWQNLAQWNNLSDPNVIEVGQVLRVVAPEAAATASPSAAAASAAAPLPNGGAAQSFAVTPLAPVTSAKSANGASPAPAPAKPVNAAAAPPASAASASAAPSGPTVLASNLATATHDGIVWSWPASGKIIQGFNGTTSKGIDIAGNLGDPVYAAAAGRVVYAGSELRGFGKLIIIKHNDDYISVYAHNNAMLVKENETVKRGQKIAEMGSTDAPRVELHFEIRLRGKSIDPIGLLPKQP, from the coding sequence ATGCGGATTGCTCTGCTCGCTCTCACTCTATCTGCCGCGGCCATCCTGGGCGCTTGCTCCTCGGTGTCGCTCGCCCCAGTGCCAGTCGAGCAAAAGAATTTCCAGAAAGTGCCCCCGGTTTATGCGCCGCCAGCCACCGTTGCGGCCGCGCCAGCGGGTATTGCGACGGCAGCCTCCTCGTCATTGGCCGGACAGCCCGGCTATTACACGGTGCAGCCAGGCGATACCCTTCGGCGCATCGCGCTGCAGTACGGCACGACTTGGCAAAACCTGGCGCAGTGGAACAACCTCAGTGATCCGAACGTGATTGAAGTGGGTCAGGTCTTGCGTGTCGTGGCTCCGGAGGCGGCGGCAACGGCGAGCCCCTCAGCTGCGGCGGCATCCGCTGCGGCGCCGTTGCCCAACGGCGGTGCGGCGCAGAGCTTTGCCGTCACGCCCTTGGCGCCAGTGACCTCTGCCAAGTCGGCCAATGGCGCCAGCCCGGCTCCGGCGCCCGCCAAGCCCGTGAACGCCGCGGCGGCTCCGCCTGCATCTGCAGCCTCGGCCAGTGCCGCGCCGAGCGGCCCCACGGTGCTTGCCAGCAATCTGGCCACGGCCACGCACGATGGCATCGTCTGGTCCTGGCCCGCCAGCGGCAAGATCATCCAGGGTTTCAATGGCACCACGAGCAAGGGCATCGACATCGCAGGCAATCTGGGCGATCCGGTGTACGCGGCGGCGGCTGGGCGTGTCGTGTATGCCGGCTCGGAGTTGCGTGGTTTCGGCAAGCTGATCATCATCAAGCACAACGACGACTACATCAGCGTCTATGCGCACAACAACGCCATGCTGGTGAAGGAAAACGAGACGGTGAAGCGTGGGCAGAAGATTGCCGAGATGGGCTCGACTGATGCGCCGCGCGTTGAACTGCATTTCGAGATCCGGCTGCGTGGCAAGTCCATCGATCCGATCGGGCTGCTGCCCAAGCAACCCTGA
- a CDS encoding protein-L-isoaspartate(D-aspartate) O-methyltransferase, with amino-acid sequence MVDRLRQLGGFDERVLQALQDVPRHHFVEPGLAAQAYLDNALPIGYEQTISKPSVVARGLDAALKALAPRANLGKVLDIGTGCGYAAAVTARVAVEVYSVERIRALHDLARNNLRALRVPNLRLILGDGMSGCVQGAPFDAILSGAAALTVPQAWLDQLAVGGVLIAPIGDPQQLMLYRKRTTTAFDVQPLEGAKFVPLKSGLI; translated from the coding sequence ATGGTCGACAGGTTGCGACAACTGGGCGGGTTTGACGAGCGTGTCCTGCAGGCGCTGCAGGATGTGCCGCGGCATCACTTTGTTGAACCGGGCCTGGCGGCCCAGGCGTACCTCGACAACGCCTTGCCCATTGGATACGAGCAGACGATCTCCAAACCCTCGGTTGTGGCCAGAGGCCTGGATGCTGCGCTCAAGGCCTTGGCGCCGCGCGCAAACCTGGGCAAGGTGCTCGATATCGGCACCGGCTGCGGCTATGCCGCGGCGGTGACGGCCCGTGTTGCTGTCGAGGTCTACAGTGTCGAGCGCATACGCGCACTGCATGATCTGGCGCGCAACAATCTGCGCGCGTTGCGGGTTCCCAACCTGCGACTGATTCTGGGCGATGGCATGTCGGGGTGTGTGCAAGGCGCGCCGTTCGACGCGATTCTCTCGGGAGCCGCGGCGCTGACCGTGCCACAGGCCTGGCTGGACCAGTTGGCCGTGGGCGGGGTTTTGATTGCCCCGATCGGAGATCCGCAACAGCTCATGCTGTATCGCAAGCGCACCACCACCGCCTTCGACGTCCAGCCTCTCGAAGGGGCAAAGTTCGTCCCCTTAAAATCCGGCCTGATCTGA
- the surE gene encoding 5'/3'-nucleotidase SurE, producing the protein MRILLANDDGYLAPGLAALYEGLRANWDVTVIAPEQNASAASNALTLNRPLSVYTASNGFRYVNGTPSDCVHIALTGLLDFRPDLVVSGVNNGANLGDDTIYSGTVAAATEGYLFGIPAVAVSLVEKGWAHLDTAVAVTVEVVGKLVADSPPQAQLLNLNVPNRPLNALGGLRVTRLGKRHPSQPVVVQKNPYGDTIYWIGGAGAALDQQEGTDFDAIAQGCASLTPLQLDLTHHAQITSCAARFETRGRV; encoded by the coding sequence ATGCGAATTCTTCTTGCCAATGATGATGGGTATCTGGCCCCGGGTCTCGCCGCACTGTATGAAGGGTTGCGGGCGAACTGGGACGTGACGGTTATTGCTCCCGAGCAGAACGCGAGTGCTGCATCGAACGCCTTGACGCTGAATCGGCCCTTGTCGGTCTATACCGCCAGCAATGGATTTCGCTACGTCAACGGCACGCCGTCGGACTGTGTGCACATCGCGCTGACGGGCCTGCTCGACTTCCGGCCGGATCTCGTGGTGAGCGGGGTGAACAACGGCGCCAATCTTGGTGACGACACCATCTACTCAGGTACGGTGGCCGCGGCCACCGAAGGCTATTTGTTCGGCATTCCGGCGGTGGCCGTCTCCTTGGTCGAAAAGGGCTGGGCGCATCTGGACACCGCCGTCGCAGTCACTGTCGAGGTGGTGGGCAAGCTGGTTGCCGATAGCCCCCCTCAAGCCCAGTTACTCAATCTGAATGTTCCCAATCGCCCCTTGAACGCCTTGGGGGGCTTGCGTGTGACCCGCCTGGGCAAACGACATCCAAGTCAGCCGGTGGTCGTGCAGAAAAATCCCTACGGAGACACGATCTATTGGATCGGCGGCGCCGGGGCGGCTCTGGATCAGCAGGAGGGAACGGATTTTGATGCCATTGCCCAAGGCTGCGCGTCCCTGACGCCTTTGCAATTGGACTTGACGCATCACGCCCAGATCACGTCGTGCGCGGCCCGCTTCGAAACACGAGGCCGTGTGTGA
- the pssA gene encoding CDP-diacylglycerol--serine O-phosphatidyltransferase, with product MPEAPHQTPEPDDDPAHRRRRGIYLLPNSFTAAALFCGFYAIVMAMSGRYDAAATAIFAAMVLDSLDGRVARMTNTQSEFGAQFDSLADMVSFGAAPALIIYEWSLRGLGKLGWLAAFVYCAGAALRLARFNTNVAVIDKRYFQGLPSPAAAALVAGFLWIMTDAGVQGAHVAWFSFVITLFAGLTMVTNVPFYSFKDLSLRRSVPFISIFLIVLLIGLIAYQPPLVLFGLFVLYGLSGYGLYVWHRLKGRPVSVIATSVDEPDERGLH from the coding sequence ATGCCTGAAGCGCCTCATCAAACGCCTGAGCCCGATGACGATCCGGCCCATCGCCGCCGTCGTGGCATCTACCTCTTGCCCAACTCCTTCACTGCCGCCGCGCTGTTCTGCGGGTTCTACGCCATCGTGATGGCCATGAGTGGCCGGTACGACGCGGCGGCCACGGCAATCTTCGCCGCCATGGTGCTCGACAGCCTCGACGGTCGGGTGGCGCGCATGACCAACACCCAGAGCGAGTTTGGCGCCCAATTCGATTCGCTGGCCGATATGGTGTCTTTCGGTGCAGCGCCTGCACTCATTATTTATGAATGGTCTCTGCGGGGCTTGGGCAAGCTGGGCTGGTTGGCCGCCTTCGTGTATTGCGCCGGGGCTGCGTTGCGCCTTGCTCGGTTCAATACCAATGTGGCCGTGATCGACAAGCGTTACTTCCAGGGGCTGCCCAGCCCGGCTGCGGCGGCCCTGGTGGCGGGTTTCCTTTGGATCATGACCGATGCGGGCGTGCAGGGCGCGCACGTGGCGTGGTTCAGCTTCGTCATCACCTTGTTTGCCGGGCTCACCATGGTGACCAATGTTCCTTTCTATAGCTTCAAGGACCTCAGCCTTCGGCGCAGCGTGCCTTTCATCAGCATTTTCCTGATCGTGCTGCTGATCGGGCTGATCGCGTATCAGCCGCCTTTGGTGCTGTTCGGCTTGTTCGTTCTCTATGGCCTGTCCGGTTATGGGCTTTACGTGTGGCACCGCCTCAAAGGGCGCCCTGTCAGCGTGATTGCCACATCGGTGGATGAGCCGGACGAGCGCGGGTTGCATTGA
- a CDS encoding phosphatidylserine decarboxylase: MTYPHPILAREGWPFIAASVLLSVILWALAGFWWSLPLWLLTIFVVQFFRDPARPIPREPLAVLSPADGRIVAIAQAFDPYAQREALKISVFMNVFNVHSNRAPVDGHLRDVQYFPGKFLNADLDKASEQNERNALVIDCEGRVVTAVQVAGLIARRILCYVKSGETLRRGQRFGFIRFGSRVDVYLPLDAQSRVSIGDKVYASSTVLADFAA, translated from the coding sequence ATGACATATCCCCATCCCATTCTGGCCCGCGAAGGCTGGCCTTTCATCGCAGCCAGCGTGCTGCTGTCCGTCATCCTTTGGGCGCTTGCCGGTTTCTGGTGGTCGCTGCCGCTCTGGTTGTTGACGATCTTCGTGGTGCAGTTTTTTCGCGATCCGGCGCGCCCCATTCCGCGCGAGCCTCTGGCGGTTCTGAGTCCGGCCGATGGCCGCATCGTGGCCATCGCGCAAGCATTCGATCCTTACGCACAGCGAGAGGCACTGAAGATCAGTGTGTTCATGAATGTGTTCAACGTTCACTCCAACCGGGCGCCGGTGGATGGCCATCTGCGCGATGTTCAGTACTTTCCGGGCAAGTTTCTGAACGCCGATCTGGACAAGGCGTCCGAGCAGAATGAACGCAATGCGCTGGTGATCGATTGCGAGGGCCGCGTCGTGACCGCGGTGCAGGTCGCTGGATTGATTGCGCGGCGCATCCTGTGCTACGTCAAGTCTGGAGAAACATTGCGACGTGGGCAGCGCTTTGGCTTCATCCGTTTTGGCTCTCGTGTTGATGTCTATCTTCCACTGGACGCGCAGTCCCGCGTCTCGATCGGAGACAAGGTCTATGCGAGCAGCACGGTGTTGGCTGATTTTGCCGCCTGA
- the ilvC gene encoding ketol-acid reductoisomerase, producing the protein MNVYYDKDADLSLIKGKKVTIVGYGSQGHAHAQNLNDSGVKVTVGLRKNGASWDKAKKAGLKVAEVEKAVEGADVVMMLMPDENIAEVYRNAVEPNMKKGAALAFAHGFNVHYGQVQPRADLDVIMIAPKAPGHTVRNTYTQGGGVPHLIAVHADKSGKARDLALSYAVANGGGKAGIIETNFREETETDLFGEQAVLCGGTVELIKAGFETLVEAGYAPEMAYFECLHELKLIVDLIYEGGIANMNYSISNNAEYGEYVTGPKVVTEDTKNAMRQCLKDIQTGEYAKSFILENRAGAPTLLSRRRLTSDHQIEQVGEKLRAMMPWIKANKLVDKSRN; encoded by the coding sequence ATGAACGTGTATTACGACAAAGACGCCGATCTCTCCCTCATCAAAGGCAAGAAAGTCACCATCGTGGGCTATGGCTCGCAGGGCCATGCGCATGCCCAGAATCTGAATGACAGCGGCGTGAAAGTCACCGTCGGGCTGCGCAAGAACGGTGCATCCTGGGACAAGGCCAAAAAGGCGGGCCTGAAGGTCGCCGAGGTTGAAAAGGCCGTCGAAGGCGCCGATGTGGTGATGATGCTCATGCCCGACGAGAACATCGCCGAGGTCTATCGCAATGCAGTCGAGCCGAACATGAAAAAGGGTGCCGCGCTGGCCTTTGCTCACGGCTTCAACGTGCATTACGGTCAGGTGCAGCCGCGTGCCGATCTCGACGTCATCATGATCGCCCCGAAGGCGCCTGGCCATACCGTGCGCAACACCTACACCCAGGGCGGCGGCGTGCCGCACCTGATCGCCGTGCATGCCGACAAGTCAGGCAAGGCGCGCGATCTGGCCCTTTCCTATGCGGTGGCCAACGGTGGCGGCAAGGCCGGCATCATCGAGACCAACTTCCGTGAAGAAACGGAAACCGATCTGTTCGGTGAGCAGGCGGTGCTGTGCGGCGGTACGGTCGAACTGATCAAGGCGGGCTTCGAGACCCTGGTCGAAGCAGGCTACGCGCCCGAAATGGCCTACTTCGAGTGCCTGCACGAACTCAAGCTCATCGTGGACCTGATCTACGAGGGCGGCATTGCCAACATGAACTACTCGATCTCCAACAACGCGGAGTACGGCGAGTACGTCACCGGGCCGAAGGTGGTGACCGAGGACACCAAGAACGCTATGCGTCAGTGCCTCAAGGATATCCAGACGGGTGAATACGCCAAGAGCTTCATTCTGGAAAACCGCGCCGGTGCGCCCACCTTGCTCTCCCGCCGTCGTCTGACCTCGGATCACCAGATCGAACAGGTCGGCGAGAAACTGCGTGCGATGATGCCGTGGATCAAGGCCAACAAGCTGGTGGACAAGTCCAGGAACTGA
- the ilvN gene encoding acetolactate synthase small subunit, with protein MKHIIAVLLENEAGALSRVVGLFSARGYNIESLVVAPTEDASLSRMTIVTSGSEEVIEQITKHLNRLIEVVKVVDLTEASFIERELMLIKLRAVGKEREEIKRMSDIFRGHIIDVTDKSYTIELTGDAAKLDAFIQAVDPTAILETVRTGSCGIGRAERILRA; from the coding sequence ATGAAACACATCATTGCGGTTCTGCTGGAAAACGAGGCGGGCGCCTTGTCGCGCGTCGTGGGCTTGTTTTCAGCTCGTGGGTACAACATCGAATCCCTGGTCGTGGCGCCTACGGAAGATGCTTCTCTGTCGCGCATGACTATCGTCACCAGCGGTTCGGAAGAAGTCATCGAGCAGATCACCAAACACCTCAACCGACTCATCGAAGTGGTCAAGGTCGTCGATCTCACCGAAGCTTCGTTCATCGAGCGCGAGCTCATGTTGATCAAGCTAAGGGCCGTGGGCAAGGAGCGCGAAGAGATCAAGCGCATGTCCGACATTTTCCGCGGCCACATCATCGACGTGACCGACAAGTCCTACACCATCGAACTGACCGGCGATGCCGCGAAGCTCGACGCTTTCATCCAGGCGGTCGATCCCACGGCCATTCTGGAAACCGTGCGAACCGGCAGCTGCGGAATTGGCCGCGCCGAGCGTATCCTGCGCGCCTGA
- a CDS encoding acetolactate synthase 3 catalytic subunit produces the protein MEMNRTEHKSAATAASKSGAAEAQDLTGAEILVRCLQEEGVEFMWGYPGGAVLYIYDELYKQTSIQHVLVRQESAAVHAADAYARATGEVGVALVTSGPGATNAITGIATAYMDSIPMVIITGQVPTTAIGLDAFQECDTVGITRPVVKHNFLVKDVRDLAATMKKAFHIARSGRPGPVVVDVPKDVSRHTAPFEYPKSVEMRSYNPVRKGHGGQIRKAVQLLLSAKRPYIYTGGGVVLANASPELRKLADLLKYPCTNTLMGLGAIPGEDPKFLGMPGMHGTFEANMAMQHCDVLLAVGVRFDDRVIGNPGHFAQNQRKIVHIDIDPSSISKRVKVDVPIVGDVGEVLQELIDQLEQSFKAGHKNDGGALAAWWAQIEEWRKRDCLAYDHSTEVIKPQAVIDTLYELTKDRETYICSDVGQHQMWAAQLYKFPEPRRWINSGGLGTMGVGLPYAMGIKLAKPEAEAVCVTGDGSIQMNIQELATCLQYGTAVKVILLNNRYLGMVRQWQEIEYEGRYSHSYMDSLPDFVKLAEAYGHVGIKVDKPEDLRPAMEKAFAMKDRTVFLDISVDPTENVWPMVQAGRGITDMLLGSEDL, from the coding sequence ATGGAAATGAACCGCACAGAACACAAGTCGGCCGCAACGGCCGCATCAAAGTCCGGCGCAGCAGAGGCGCAGGACCTCACCGGGGCTGAAATCCTGGTGCGATGCCTTCAGGAAGAAGGTGTCGAATTCATGTGGGGCTACCCCGGCGGGGCCGTGCTCTACATCTACGACGAGCTCTACAAGCAAACCTCGATCCAGCATGTACTGGTGCGGCAGGAATCGGCCGCGGTGCACGCTGCAGACGCCTACGCGCGTGCGACGGGCGAGGTCGGCGTGGCCCTGGTGACCTCAGGCCCTGGCGCAACCAATGCCATCACGGGTATCGCCACGGCCTATATGGACTCGATCCCCATGGTGATCATCACGGGGCAGGTTCCCACGACGGCTATCGGCCTGGATGCGTTCCAGGAGTGCGACACCGTGGGCATCACCCGCCCGGTCGTCAAACACAATTTCCTGGTCAAGGACGTGCGCGATCTGGCGGCCACGATGAAAAAGGCGTTTCACATCGCCCGTTCGGGCCGGCCAGGGCCGGTGGTGGTGGACGTGCCCAAGGATGTGTCGCGTCACACCGCACCGTTCGAGTATCCGAAATCGGTGGAGATGCGCTCCTACAACCCTGTGCGCAAGGGCCACGGCGGTCAGATCCGCAAAGCGGTGCAACTGTTGCTCTCGGCCAAGCGGCCCTACATTTACACGGGCGGCGGTGTGGTGCTGGCCAATGCATCTCCCGAGTTGCGCAAACTGGCCGATCTGCTGAAGTACCCCTGCACCAACACGCTGATGGGCCTGGGTGCCATTCCGGGAGAGGATCCGAAATTCCTCGGCATGCCCGGCATGCATGGCACCTTCGAGGCGAACATGGCCATGCAGCATTGCGACGTGTTGCTCGCGGTGGGCGTGCGGTTCGACGATCGGGTGATCGGCAATCCCGGGCACTTCGCCCAGAACCAGCGCAAGATCGTGCACATCGACATCGATCCCTCCTCCATCTCGAAGCGAGTGAAGGTGGATGTGCCCATCGTGGGCGACGTCGGCGAGGTGCTGCAGGAACTCATCGACCAGCTCGAACAGTCTTTCAAGGCCGGCCACAAGAATGACGGTGGCGCGCTGGCGGCCTGGTGGGCTCAGATCGAGGAATGGCGCAAGCGCGACTGTCTCGCGTACGACCATTCCACCGAGGTCATCAAGCCGCAGGCCGTGATCGACACGCTGTACGAGTTGACCAAGGATCGCGAGACCTATATCTGCTCCGACGTCGGGCAGCATCAGATGTGGGCCGCGCAGCTCTACAAATTCCCCGAGCCGCGCCGCTGGATCAATTCGGGCGGTCTGGGCACCATGGGCGTGGGCCTGCCCTATGCCATGGGCATCAAGCTGGCCAAGCCCGAGGCCGAGGCCGTCTGTGTCACGGGGGATGGTTCCATCCAGATGAACATTCAGGAACTCGCCACCTGCCTGCAGTACGGCACGGCGGTGAAGGTCATTCTGCTCAACAACCGCTACCTCGGCATGGTGCGGCAGTGGCAGGAGATCGAGTACGAGGGGCGCTACTCCCACTCCTACATGGACTCGCTGCCCGACTTCGTCAAGCTCGCCGAAGCCTATGGTCATGTGGGTATCAAGGTGGACAAGCCCGAAGACCTGCGCCCGGCGATGGAGAAGGCATTTGCGATGAAGGATCGCACGGTCTTCCTCGACATCTCGGTAGACCCCACGGAGAACGTCTGGCCCATGGTGCAGGCGGGCCGCGGGATCACCGACATGCTGCTCGGTTCGGAGGATCTCTGA
- a CDS encoding RNA polymerase sigma factor produces the protein MATERELSEFLASVDKRAFLRAAFSTRDDDAAMDLVQDAMISLATKYADKPREELPLLFQRILTNAILDWHRKRKVRTALFSNLSDFESSDSEGEFDLLETLELETLSEHLESAETQVQRMQILTHLEAEISRLPARQREAFLLRYWEEHDVAETAQAMGCSEGSVKTHCSRAVHALARALKAQGYS, from the coding sequence ATGGCCACCGAACGAGAACTCAGCGAATTCCTTGCCAGCGTCGACAAGCGCGCCTTCCTGCGCGCCGCGTTCTCGACCCGCGACGACGATGCCGCCATGGATCTGGTGCAGGATGCGATGATCAGTCTGGCCACCAAATACGCGGACAAGCCGCGCGAGGAATTGCCGCTGCTGTTCCAGCGCATTCTGACGAATGCGATTCTCGACTGGCATCGCAAACGCAAGGTCCGCACGGCGCTTTTCAGCAATCTTTCGGATTTCGAATCGTCCGACAGCGAGGGGGAATTCGACCTGCTCGAAACGCTGGAACTCGAAACGCTCAGCGAGCACCTCGAGAGCGCCGAGACCCAGGTTCAGCGGATGCAAATCCTTACACATCTCGAGGCGGAAATTTCGCGTTTGCCCGCACGTCAACGGGAAGCGTTTTTGCTACGTTACTGGGAGGAACACGACGTTGCCGAAACCGCGCAGGCCATGGGCTGCTCGGAAGGCAGCGTCAAAACGCATTGTTCGCGTGCCGTCCACGCCCTGGCACGCGCCCTGAAAGCTCAAGGCTACTCATGA
- a CDS encoding DUF3619 family protein: MKNDATDLLRPKVEARLAQQFAARLHGAAQQITPEQSERLKALRLMAITQVKRTPATTVIAQGQTLTLTGPSHWKSWLFRVSAVLPLVLLIAGLLVLQDYQQERFVRVTADIDTALLLGDLPPTAYADPGFARYLKLER; this comes from the coding sequence ATGAAGAACGACGCAACTGACCTGCTGCGCCCCAAAGTGGAAGCCCGCCTTGCGCAGCAATTCGCCGCCCGGCTGCACGGGGCTGCGCAGCAGATCACACCCGAACAGTCCGAGCGCCTCAAGGCTCTGCGGCTGATGGCGATCACCCAGGTCAAACGGACTCCCGCGACCACCGTGATCGCGCAAGGACAAACCTTGACGCTGACCGGTCCGTCCCATTGGAAATCCTGGCTGTTTCGTGTCAGCGCGGTTCTGCCCTTGGTGCTGCTGATCGCCGGGCTATTGGTCTTGCAGGATTACCAGCAAGAACGCTTCGTGCGCGTCACCGCCGATATCGACACGGCACTCCTGCTCGGCGATCTGCCACCGACGGCCTACGCCGATCCTGGATTTGCCCGCTATCTGAAGCTGGAGCGCTGA
- a CDS encoding DUF3106 domain-containing protein, which translates to MILRFTAPRPMEKWPWLLAALLLCMGMALSAFSTTTLAAESVPPDWRHLSPAQQHILAPLQSEWTEFDHDRKRKWLDIAARYPAMSAEQQQTLQRRMNEWAHLSPEKRRLARENFLSTGKAPLQSRREAWEAYQKLPEAERERLKEEARHPKPHPGQVGKYLQEKHGAAARKPPIKHTAPTPSTATPAARASSTVPCADVLRCPAR; encoded by the coding sequence ATGATCCTGCGCTTCACCGCTCCACGCCCGATGGAGAAATGGCCCTGGTTGCTCGCCGCCCTGCTGCTGTGCATGGGGATGGCGCTATCCGCCTTTTCCACAACCACCCTGGCTGCAGAATCGGTCCCGCCCGACTGGAGACACCTCAGCCCGGCTCAACAACACATTCTGGCGCCCCTTCAATCAGAGTGGACCGAGTTCGATCATGACCGGAAGCGGAAATGGCTGGATATCGCCGCACGTTACCCCGCCATGAGCGCCGAGCAACAACAGACGCTTCAGCGGCGCATGAACGAATGGGCGCACCTCAGCCCCGAGAAGCGGCGGCTGGCACGAGAGAACTTTCTTTCCACCGGCAAAGCACCGCTGCAGAGCCGACGTGAAGCCTGGGAGGCGTACCAGAAACTCCCGGAGGCCGAGCGTGAAAGGCTCAAGGAAGAGGCACGTCATCCCAAGCCTCACCCGGGGCAGGTCGGCAAATACCTTCAGGAGAAGCACGGCGCGGCCGCCCGCAAACCACCGATCAAACACACCGCACCGACCCCCTCCACCGCCACCCCCGCTGCACGCGCCTCCTCGACCGTGCCTTGCGCCGATGTGCTGCGCTGCCCGGCGCGCTAA
- a CDS encoding RDD family protein, which produces MKAPPLRRRLACLIYEGLMLLGIALVTSAVSLGLLRLLGLEQGTNLHRLALQAMEFIVLTGYGAGFWSGGRQTLPMKVWKIAVVAKSGAPLGVGRALWRAILAWLWVLPALLAAAALHLSPSSTAWLVAAGLLLWAAASQLRPDHQFLHDGLAGTRLIQDSI; this is translated from the coding sequence GTGAAGGCTCCGCCCCTGCGCCGCCGTCTGGCCTGTCTGATCTATGAGGGACTCATGCTTCTGGGCATCGCCCTCGTGACGTCAGCCGTCTCACTCGGACTTCTTCGCCTCCTGGGCCTGGAACAAGGGACGAACCTGCACCGGCTGGCGCTCCAGGCAATGGAGTTCATTGTGCTGACGGGCTACGGCGCGGGCTTCTGGAGCGGCGGCCGGCAGACCTTGCCGATGAAAGTGTGGAAGATAGCGGTGGTCGCGAAGTCCGGCGCGCCCCTTGGTGTCGGGCGTGCGCTGTGGCGCGCCATTCTGGCCTGGTTGTGGGTGCTTCCGGCACTGCTGGCGGCAGCCGCTCTTCATCTTTCACCCAGTTCGACCGCCTGGCTTGTCGCTGCAGGCCTCTTGCTCTGGGCCGCAGCCAGCCAGCTACGGCCCGATCACCAGTTTCTGCACGATGGCCTGGCCGGCACCCGCCTCATCCAGGACTCCATTTAA